In Lysobacter lycopersici, a genomic segment contains:
- the nuoI gene encoding NADH-quinone oxidoreductase subunit NuoI — translation MGRIFAWFKGLLLVELLQGMWLTFKYLWRPKYTLMYPMEKTPQSPRFRGLHALRRYPNGEERCIACKLCEAVCPALAITIDSEQRADGTRRTTRYDIDLFKCIFCGFCEESCPVDSIVETHVLEYHMEKRGENILTKPQLLALGDRLEAGIAERRAADAPYR, via the coding sequence ATGGGCAGGATCTTCGCTTGGTTCAAGGGCCTGCTGCTGGTCGAGCTGCTGCAGGGCATGTGGCTGACCTTCAAGTACCTGTGGCGTCCGAAGTACACGCTGATGTACCCGATGGAGAAGACGCCGCAGTCGCCGCGCTTCCGCGGGTTGCACGCGCTGCGCCGCTATCCGAACGGCGAGGAACGCTGCATCGCCTGCAAATTGTGCGAAGCGGTGTGCCCTGCGCTGGCGATCACCATCGATTCCGAACAGCGCGCCGACGGCACCCGCCGCACCACGCGCTACGACATCGACCTGTTCAAGTGCATCTTCTGCGGTTTCTGCGAGGAATCCTGCCCGGTCGATTCGATCGTGGAGACGCACGTGCTCGAATACCACATGGAAAAGCGCGGCGAGAACATCCTGACCAAGCCGCAGTTGCTGGCCCTGGGCGACCGCCTCGAAGCCGGCATCGCCGAACGCCGCGCCGCCGACGCGCCTTACCGCTGA
- the nuoK gene encoding NADH-quinone oxidoreductase subunit NuoK: MNALLGHGLTLGHYLAFSAVLFCIAVAGIFLNRKNVIVLLMCIELLLLSVNINFVAFSRQLGDAAGQVFVFFILTVAAAEAAIGLAILVTLFRNRRTIDVADIDMLKG, from the coding sequence ATGAACGCATTGCTTGGGCATGGCCTGACCCTCGGCCACTACCTCGCCTTCAGCGCGGTGCTGTTCTGCATCGCCGTGGCGGGCATCTTCCTCAACCGCAAGAACGTCATCGTGCTGCTGATGTGCATCGAGCTGCTGCTGCTGTCAGTGAACATCAATTTCGTCGCGTTCTCGCGCCAGCTCGGCGACGCGGCCGGGCAGGTATTCGTGTTCTTCATCCTGACCGTGGCCGCGGCCGAGGCCGCGATCGGCCTCGCGATCCTCGTGACCCTGTTCCGCAACCGGCGCACGATCGACGTCGCCGACATCGACATGCTCAAGGGCTGA
- the nuoH gene encoding NADH-quinone oxidoreductase subunit NuoH, translating to MNTATLLSQLFDPLHAALMSLGAFGVVAWIVLKILAIAVPVILAVAFYVVWERKLIGWMHVRHGPMYVGFGVLQAFADVFKLLFKEVIRPTEASKVLYVLAPLITLAPAFAAWAVVPFDAKLVLSNANAGLLYLLAMTSLGVYGIILAGWASNSKYAFLGAMRSAAQVVSYEIAMGFAMVGVLIAAGSLNLTDIVNAQAGDAGPFEWFWFPLLPLFLVYFISGVAETNRAPFDVVEGESEIVAGHMVEYSGSQFALFFLAEYANMILVSFLTAIFFVGGWLSPFHGWGIPLLSVDGWWWLFAKVFFFASCFIWFRATFPRYRYDQIMRLGWKVFIPVTLAWICATALMAYYGVFEVGA from the coding sequence ATGAACACCGCCACCTTGCTCTCGCAGTTGTTCGATCCGTTGCATGCCGCGCTGATGTCCCTGGGCGCGTTCGGCGTGGTCGCGTGGATCGTGCTGAAGATCCTCGCCATCGCCGTGCCGGTGATCCTCGCCGTCGCCTTCTACGTGGTGTGGGAACGCAAGCTGATCGGCTGGATGCACGTCCGCCACGGGCCGATGTACGTCGGCTTCGGCGTGCTCCAGGCCTTCGCCGACGTGTTCAAGCTGCTGTTCAAGGAAGTGATCCGCCCGACCGAGGCGAGCAAGGTGCTGTACGTGCTGGCGCCGCTGATCACCCTCGCGCCGGCGTTCGCGGCCTGGGCGGTGGTGCCGTTCGACGCGAAGCTGGTGCTGTCGAACGCGAATGCCGGCCTGCTGTACCTGCTGGCCATGACCTCGCTCGGCGTGTACGGCATCATCCTCGCCGGCTGGGCCTCGAACTCGAAGTACGCCTTCCTCGGCGCGATGCGTTCGGCCGCGCAGGTGGTGAGCTACGAAATTGCGATGGGTTTCGCCATGGTCGGCGTGCTGATCGCGGCCGGCAGCCTCAACCTCACCGACATCGTCAATGCGCAGGCCGGCGACGCGGGTCCGTTCGAATGGTTCTGGTTCCCGCTGCTGCCGCTGTTCCTCGTCTACTTCATTTCCGGCGTCGCCGAGACCAACCGCGCGCCGTTCGACGTGGTGGAAGGCGAATCGGAAATCGTCGCCGGGCACATGGTCGAGTATTCCGGCTCGCAGTTCGCGCTGTTCTTCCTCGCCGAATACGCGAACATGATCCTGGTCAGCTTCCTGACCGCGATCTTCTTCGTCGGCGGCTGGCTCAGCCCCTTCCACGGCTGGGGCATCCCGCTGCTGTCGGTGGACGGCTGGTGGTGGCTGTTCGCCAAGGTGTTCTTCTTCGCCAGTTGCTTCATCTGGTTCCGCGCCACGTTCCCGCGCTACCGCTACGACCAGATCATGCGCCTGGGCTGGAAGGTCTTCATCCCGGTGACGCTGGCATGGATCTGCGCGACCGCGCTGATGGCTTACTACGGCGTGTTCGAGGTGGGTGCGTGA
- the nuoE gene encoding NADH-quinone oxidoreductase subunit NuoE: protein MKATGNFENARNVDPMVALSAETRAHIDHWLAKFPADRKRSAVLQGLFAAQEQNGGWLSDEIIAAVAKYLDLPPVWAYEVATFYSMFETEKVGRNNVAFCTNISCWLNGAEQLVEHAEKKLGCRLGESTADGRVYLKREEECVAACCGAPVVVINGHYHEKLDAAKVDELLDGLK, encoded by the coding sequence ATGAAAGCGACTGGCAACTTCGAAAACGCGCGCAACGTCGACCCGATGGTCGCGCTCTCGGCGGAAACGCGTGCGCACATCGACCACTGGCTGGCCAAGTTCCCGGCCGACCGCAAGCGCTCCGCCGTGCTGCAGGGGCTGTTCGCCGCGCAGGAACAGAACGGCGGCTGGCTGAGCGACGAGATCATCGCTGCGGTCGCGAAGTACCTCGACCTCCCGCCGGTCTGGGCCTACGAGGTCGCGACCTTCTATTCGATGTTCGAAACCGAAAAGGTCGGCCGCAACAACGTCGCCTTCTGCACCAACATCAGCTGCTGGCTCAACGGCGCCGAGCAACTGGTCGAACACGCGGAGAAGAAGCTCGGCTGCAGGCTCGGCGAATCCACCGCCGACGGCCGCGTCTACCTCAAGCGCGAGGAAGAATGCGTGGCCGCCTGCTGCGGCGCGCCGGTGGTCGTGATCAACGGGCATTACCACGAGAAGCTCGATGCGGCGAAAGTCGACGAGCTGCTGGACGGGCTGAAGTAA
- the nuoG gene encoding NADH-quinone oxidoreductase subunit NuoG: MSAQPVNPKLPPDHVTVFIDGVECAAPKGSMIIQAADKAGIPIPRFCYHDKLPIAANCRMCLVEAEMGGKPLPKPQPACATPVADGMKVFTRSDKALQSQRNVMEFLLINHPLDCPICDQGGECELQDLSLGYGRSVSRFSERKRVVADEDFGPLVASDMTRCIQCTRCVRFTADIAGTYELGGMQRGENLQIGTYDGKPLTTELSGNVIDVCPVGALTNKVFRFKARPWELTARESLGWHDALGSNLFHHVRRGEILRSVPRDNEAVNECWLSDRDRYAHQGLYAEDRASVPLIRDGENFREATWDEALAEAAKILRESTSSNSGGDDLGVLVHPATSNEEGALLARLAEALGSGNLDHRIAQIDLSDGATAEAFGMPVAELEQAGAIVIVGSNLRHEVPLLHHRVRRATLRGAKVHVVNPVDFEFAFPVASSGIVPPSQIASVLANVDVGDANSVAVIVGGVAENSPHAAAIRKAVADFAAAKNAKICRIPQGANALGLARMGVLPAARDAQAMLRDPRKAYVVYGLEPGLDFADQHAALKALGDARVVAFSHYACQSTRRVADVILPIGAISEIEATLVNLEGREQRSQAAGKLRGDARPGWRVLRALGAMLDAPGFEFTDLDGLRAGISTVGAASAATRSGDASRLPSLPQQGLELVVSQAIYRVDATVRRAAALQAHPLNAGPRAALNPADASALGIADGAMAKFATAVGTATLQVAIDARVAQGVAWVESGFGATAPLSSARVEVRPA, translated from the coding sequence ATGAGTGCGCAGCCGGTGAACCCGAAACTGCCGCCCGACCACGTCACCGTCTTCATTGACGGCGTGGAATGCGCCGCGCCCAAGGGTTCGATGATCATCCAGGCCGCGGACAAGGCCGGCATCCCGATCCCGCGTTTCTGCTATCACGACAAGCTGCCGATCGCGGCGAACTGCCGCATGTGCCTGGTCGAGGCGGAAATGGGCGGCAAGCCGCTGCCCAAGCCGCAGCCGGCCTGCGCCACGCCGGTCGCCGACGGCATGAAGGTGTTCACGCGCAGCGACAAGGCCCTGCAGTCGCAGCGCAACGTGATGGAGTTCCTGCTGATCAACCATCCGCTGGACTGCCCGATCTGCGACCAGGGCGGCGAATGCGAATTGCAGGACCTCTCGCTGGGCTACGGCCGTTCGGTGTCGCGCTTCTCCGAGCGCAAGCGCGTTGTGGCTGACGAGGATTTCGGGCCGCTGGTCGCCAGCGACATGACCCGTTGCATCCAGTGCACGCGCTGCGTGCGCTTCACCGCGGACATCGCCGGCACCTACGAACTCGGCGGCATGCAGCGCGGCGAGAACCTGCAGATCGGCACCTACGACGGCAAGCCGTTGACGACCGAACTCTCCGGCAACGTCATCGACGTCTGCCCGGTCGGCGCGCTGACCAACAAGGTGTTCCGCTTCAAGGCGCGGCCGTGGGAACTGACCGCCAGGGAATCGCTGGGCTGGCACGACGCGCTCGGTAGCAATCTGTTCCACCACGTGCGACGCGGCGAGATCCTGCGCAGCGTGCCGCGCGACAACGAAGCGGTGAACGAGTGCTGGCTCTCGGACCGCGATCGTTACGCGCACCAGGGCCTGTACGCCGAGGATCGCGCGTCGGTTCCCCTGATCCGCGACGGCGAGAACTTCCGCGAGGCGACGTGGGACGAAGCGCTGGCGGAAGCGGCGAAGATCCTGCGCGAAAGCACGTCTTCGAACAGCGGCGGCGACGACCTCGGCGTGCTGGTGCATCCGGCGACCTCGAACGAGGAGGGCGCCTTGCTCGCGCGCCTCGCCGAAGCGCTCGGCAGCGGCAACCTCGACCATCGCATTGCGCAGATCGACCTGAGCGATGGCGCGACGGCCGAAGCCTTCGGCATGCCGGTCGCCGAACTCGAACAAGCTGGCGCCATCGTCATCGTCGGCAGCAACCTGCGCCATGAAGTGCCGCTGCTGCACCATCGCGTGCGTCGGGCGACCCTGCGCGGGGCCAAGGTGCACGTGGTCAATCCGGTCGATTTCGAATTCGCGTTCCCGGTCGCTTCGAGCGGCATCGTGCCGCCGTCGCAAATCGCGTCCGTGTTGGCGAACGTCGATGTCGGCGACGCGAACAGCGTCGCGGTGATCGTCGGTGGCGTGGCCGAAAACAGCCCGCATGCCGCGGCGATCCGCAAGGCCGTGGCCGATTTCGCCGCGGCGAAGAACGCGAAAATCTGCCGCATCCCGCAGGGCGCGAATGCGCTCGGCCTCGCGCGCATGGGCGTGTTGCCCGCCGCGCGCGATGCGCAGGCGATGCTGCGCGACCCGCGCAAGGCCTATGTCGTGTACGGACTGGAGCCGGGGCTGGATTTCGCCGACCAGCACGCCGCGCTCAAGGCGCTGGGCGATGCACGCGTGGTCGCGTTCAGCCACTACGCCTGCCAATCCACGCGACGCGTGGCCGACGTAATCCTGCCGATCGGCGCGATTTCGGAAATCGAGGCGACGCTGGTCAACCTCGAAGGCCGCGAACAGCGCAGCCAGGCCGCCGGCAAGCTGCGCGGCGACGCGCGCCCGGGCTGGCGCGTGCTGCGTGCGCTCGGTGCGATGCTGGATGCGCCGGGCTTCGAATTCACCGATCTCGATGGATTGCGCGCGGGAATTTCCACTGTAGGAGCGGCTTCAGCCGCGACCCGGAGTGGCGATGCGTCGCGACTTCCGTCGCTCCCACAGCAGGGCTTGGAACTTGTCGTGTCGCAGGCGATCTACCGCGTCGACGCCACCGTGCGCCGCGCCGCGGCGTTGCAGGCGCATCCGCTCAACGCCGGCCCGCGCGCGGCGCTGAATCCCGCCGACGCCTCCGCGCTCGGCATCGCCGATGGCGCGATGGCGAAGTTCGCCACGGCTGTCGGCACCGCCACGTTGCAGGTCGCGATCGATGCACGCGTCGCGCAGGGCGTGGCCTGGGTCGAATCCGGCTTCGGCGCCACCGCGCCGCTGTCCAGCGCACGCGTCGAGGTGCGCCCGGCATGA
- the nuoL gene encoding NADH-quinone oxidoreductase subunit L → MVISKTHLLLIVLAPLLGAILAGLFGRRIGRVGAHSATILGVAVSCALSCMVLWQLLQGAVPFNENVYSFFQTGGIQAHVGFMVDKLTAMMMVVVTFVSLLVHVYTIGYMADDDGYQRFFSYISLFTFSMLMLVMSNNFLQLFFGWEAVGLVSYLLIGFWFKRPTAIFANLKAFLVNRVGDFGFLLGIAAVLYWFGTLDYATVFANAPTIVGHHLGEFFNQDNATSGMWSWSVATVICICLFVGAMGKSAQVPLHVWLPDSMEGPTPISALIHAATMVTAGIFMVARMSPLFELSQTALNFVLFIGATTAFFTGLIGIVQNDIKRVVAYSTLSQLGYMTVALGVSAYSAAVYHLMTHAFFKALLFLGAGSVIIGMHHEQDMRKMGGLRKLMPITHITMWIGTLALVGTPFFSGFYSKDTIIEAAAEHAHGAPFWSIASYGYWAVLLGAFVTAFYSFRLLYMTFFGEARWKHADAHHDAAHAHDGHDGHAHDDHGHGHEPHESPWVVTLPLVLLAIPSAVIGFLTVGPMLFGTDMLGHAKQLPFFLGAIDVPEARDVVAKIAEEGWHGPVDFALHGFKAPAFWLAFSGFLLATVMYWWKPGLPAKAARIFALPKRVLENKYWADNLWIGGFAGGGIALGKLSRMFDAKVIDGLFVNGSARLVDLLAGLLRKTQSGYLYHYAFAMILGLIALLGVVVRFWQ, encoded by the coding sequence ATGGTGATTTCAAAGACCCACCTGCTGCTGATCGTGCTGGCCCCGTTGCTGGGTGCGATCCTCGCCGGCCTGTTCGGCCGCCGCATCGGCCGCGTCGGCGCGCACAGTGCCACCATCCTCGGCGTCGCCGTGAGCTGCGCATTGTCCTGCATGGTGCTGTGGCAGTTGTTGCAGGGCGCGGTGCCGTTCAACGAGAACGTCTACAGCTTCTTCCAAACCGGCGGCATCCAGGCCCACGTCGGCTTCATGGTCGACAAGCTGACCGCGATGATGATGGTGGTCGTCACCTTCGTTTCGTTGCTGGTGCATGTGTACACCATAGGCTACATGGCCGACGACGACGGCTACCAGCGATTCTTCAGCTACATCTCGCTGTTCACCTTCAGCATGCTGATGCTGGTGATGAGCAACAACTTCCTGCAGCTGTTCTTCGGCTGGGAAGCGGTGGGCCTGGTCTCGTACCTGCTGATCGGTTTCTGGTTCAAGCGCCCGACCGCGATCTTCGCCAACCTCAAGGCGTTCCTGGTCAACCGCGTCGGCGACTTCGGCTTCCTGCTCGGCATCGCCGCGGTGCTGTACTGGTTCGGTACGCTCGACTACGCGACTGTTTTCGCGAACGCCCCGACCATCGTCGGCCATCATCTCGGCGAGTTCTTCAATCAGGACAATGCGACGAGCGGGATGTGGTCGTGGTCGGTCGCCACCGTGATCTGCATCTGCCTGTTCGTCGGCGCGATGGGCAAGTCGGCGCAGGTGCCGCTGCACGTGTGGCTGCCGGATTCGATGGAAGGCCCGACCCCGATCTCGGCGCTGATCCACGCCGCGACGATGGTGACCGCCGGCATCTTCATGGTCGCGCGCATGTCGCCGCTGTTCGAGCTGAGCCAGACTGCGCTCAACTTCGTGCTGTTCATCGGCGCGACCACCGCGTTCTTCACCGGCCTCATCGGCATCGTGCAGAACGACATCAAGCGCGTCGTCGCGTATTCCACCCTGTCGCAGCTCGGCTACATGACCGTGGCGCTGGGTGTCTCGGCGTATTCGGCCGCGGTCTACCACCTGATGACGCATGCCTTCTTCAAGGCGCTGCTGTTCCTCGGCGCGGGCTCGGTCATCATCGGCATGCACCACGAGCAGGACATGCGCAAGATGGGCGGCCTGCGCAAGCTCATGCCGATCACCCACATCACGATGTGGATCGGCACCCTGGCGCTGGTCGGCACGCCGTTCTTCAGCGGGTTCTATTCGAAGGACACCATCATCGAGGCCGCCGCCGAGCACGCCCACGGCGCACCCTTCTGGAGCATCGCGAGCTACGGTTACTGGGCGGTGCTGCTCGGCGCGTTCGTCACCGCGTTCTACAGCTTCCGCCTGCTGTACATGACCTTCTTCGGCGAAGCGCGCTGGAAGCACGCCGACGCGCATCACGATGCCGCGCATGCGCACGACGGCCACGACGGCCACGCGCACGACGATCATGGACACGGCCACGAGCCGCACGAATCGCCGTGGGTGGTGACGCTGCCGCTGGTGCTACTGGCGATTCCCTCGGCGGTGATCGGCTTCCTGACCGTCGGCCCGATGCTGTTCGGCACCGACATGCTCGGCCACGCGAAGCAGTTGCCGTTCTTCCTCGGCGCGATCGACGTGCCCGAAGCGCGCGATGTCGTCGCGAAGATCGCGGAAGAGGGCTGGCACGGCCCCGTCGATTTCGCGCTGCACGGATTCAAGGCGCCAGCGTTCTGGCTCGCCTTCTCGGGCTTCCTGCTGGCGACCGTCATGTACTGGTGGAAGCCCGGCCTGCCGGCGAAAGCGGCGCGGATCTTCGCGTTGCCGAAGCGCGTGCTCGAAAACAAATACTGGGCCGACAACCTGTGGATCGGCGGTTTCGCCGGCGGCGGCATCGCGCTGGGCAAGTTGTCGCGCATGTTCGACGCGAAGGTGATCGACGGCCTGTTCGTCAACGGCAGCGCGCGCCTCGTCGACCTGCTCGCCGGGCTGCTGCGCAAGACGCAATCCGGTTACCTCTACCACTATGCCTTCGCCATGATCCTCGGCCTGATCGCGCTGCTCGGCGTGGTCGTCCGGTTCTGGCAGTGA
- a CDS encoding NADH-quinone oxidoreductase subunit D — protein sequence MQHPPAHAGFASNPAEAKQEIRNYTLNFGPQHPAAHGVLRLILEMDGEVVQRADPHIGLLHRGTEKLAESKPFNQSIGYMDRLDYVSMMCNEHAYVRAIETLMGIEAPERAQWIRTMFDEVTRILNHLMWIGSNALDLGAMAVFLYAFREREELMDCYEAVSGARMHATYYRPGGVYRDLPNRMPQYKESPWKKGGKLKRFNSWREGSLLDYLEHFCEDFPKRVDEYETLLTDNRIWKQRTVGIGVIPPEQALAWGMTGPMLRGSGVAWDLRKKQPYAKYAEVDFDIPVGVQGDCYDRYLVRVAEMRQSTRIIEQCVKWLKANPGPVMLDNYKVSPPSREAMKDDMEALIHHFKLFSEGYSVPAGETYSAVEAPKGEFGCYLVSDGANKPFRCHLRAPGFAHLSSMDAIVKGHMLADVVAMIGTYDIVFGEIDR from the coding sequence ATCCAGCACCCGCCCGCGCACGCCGGTTTCGCCAGCAATCCGGCCGAAGCGAAGCAGGAAATCCGCAACTACACGCTGAACTTCGGTCCGCAGCATCCGGCGGCGCACGGCGTGCTGCGCCTCATCCTCGAGATGGACGGCGAAGTCGTGCAGCGCGCCGATCCGCACATCGGCCTGCTGCATCGTGGTACCGAGAAACTCGCGGAATCCAAGCCGTTCAACCAGTCGATCGGCTACATGGACCGACTCGACTACGTCTCGATGATGTGCAACGAGCACGCCTACGTGCGCGCGATCGAAACGCTGATGGGGATCGAGGCGCCGGAACGCGCGCAGTGGATCCGCACCATGTTCGACGAGGTCACGCGCATCCTGAACCACCTGATGTGGATCGGGTCGAACGCGCTCGACCTCGGCGCGATGGCGGTGTTCCTGTACGCCTTCCGCGAGCGCGAGGAACTGATGGACTGCTACGAGGCGGTCAGCGGCGCGCGCATGCACGCGACCTACTACCGCCCCGGCGGCGTCTACCGCGACCTGCCGAACCGCATGCCGCAGTACAAGGAATCGCCGTGGAAGAAGGGCGGCAAGCTCAAGCGCTTCAATTCCTGGCGCGAAGGCTCGCTGCTCGACTACCTCGAGCATTTCTGCGAGGACTTCCCCAAGCGCGTCGACGAGTACGAAACCCTGCTCACCGACAACCGCATCTGGAAGCAGCGCACCGTCGGCATCGGCGTGATCCCGCCGGAGCAGGCGCTGGCCTGGGGCATGACCGGGCCGATGCTGCGTGGTTCCGGCGTGGCCTGGGACCTGCGCAAGAAGCAGCCCTACGCGAAGTACGCGGAAGTCGATTTCGACATCCCGGTCGGCGTGCAGGGCGACTGCTACGACCGTTACCTCGTGCGCGTCGCCGAAATGCGCCAGTCCACCCGCATCATCGAGCAGTGCGTGAAATGGCTGAAGGCCAATCCCGGCCCGGTAATGCTGGACAACTACAAGGTGTCGCCGCCGTCGCGCGAAGCGATGAAGGACGACATGGAAGCGCTGATCCACCACTTCAAGCTGTTCTCGGAGGGCTACAGCGTGCCCGCCGGCGAAACCTACAGCGCGGTGGAAGCGCCCAAGGGCGAGTTCGGCTGCTACCTGGTCAGCGACGGCGCGAACAAACCGTTCCGCTGCCACCTGCGCGCGCCGGGCTTCGCGCATCTGTCGTCGATGGACGCGATCGTCAAGGGCCACATGCTGGCGGACGTGGTCGCCATGATCGGCACCTATGACATCGTGTTCGGCGAGATTGACCGGTAA
- the nuoF gene encoding NADH-quinone oxidoreductase subunit NuoF → MGGHSHYSEGYGPVGPAPQEHNVVYTTLHFDKPWSYENYLKTGGYSALRKILSEKIEPAAVVDMVKASGLRGRGGAGFPTGLKWSFMPKGPGQKYILCNSDESEPGTAKDRDILRYNPHAVIEGMAIACYATGSSVAYNYLRGEFHHEPFEHLEEATREAYANGWLGKDILGSGVDIDIYNALGAGAYICGEETALMESLEGKKGQPRYKPPFPANFGLYGKPTTINNTETYASVPAIVRNGAEWFANLGKPNNGGPKVFSISGHVNNPGNFEIRLGTPFADLLAMAGGVRNGHKLKAVIPGGSSMPVLPAETMLACTMDYDSIQKAGSGLGSGAVVVMDETTCMVRACQRIARFYFKESCGQCTPCREGTGWMYRMLTRIANFEATVDDLNMLKASAGQIEGHTICAFGEAAAWPVQGFLRHFWHEFEYAIVNKRFYVDDERAGTLVKPVEVAA, encoded by the coding sequence ATGGGCGGACATAGCCACTACTCGGAAGGCTACGGCCCGGTCGGACCGGCGCCGCAGGAGCACAACGTCGTCTATACGACGCTGCACTTCGACAAGCCGTGGTCGTACGAGAACTACCTCAAGACCGGCGGCTACAGCGCGCTGCGCAAGATCCTGAGCGAGAAGATCGAGCCGGCCGCGGTCGTCGACATGGTCAAGGCTTCCGGCCTGCGCGGACGCGGCGGCGCGGGTTTCCCGACCGGCCTGAAGTGGAGCTTCATGCCGAAAGGCCCGGGACAGAAATACATCCTGTGCAATTCGGACGAATCCGAACCGGGCACAGCCAAGGATCGCGACATCCTGCGCTACAACCCGCACGCGGTGATCGAGGGCATGGCGATCGCCTGCTACGCGACCGGTTCCAGCGTCGCCTACAACTACCTGCGCGGCGAATTCCACCACGAGCCGTTCGAGCACCTGGAAGAAGCGACGCGCGAGGCCTACGCCAACGGCTGGCTGGGCAAGGACATTCTCGGCAGCGGCGTCGATATCGACATCTACAACGCGCTCGGCGCGGGCGCCTACATCTGCGGAGAGGAAACCGCGCTGATGGAGTCGCTGGAAGGCAAGAAGGGCCAGCCGCGCTACAAGCCGCCGTTCCCTGCCAATTTCGGCCTGTACGGCAAGCCGACCACGATCAACAACACCGAAACCTATGCCTCGGTGCCGGCGATCGTGCGCAACGGCGCGGAATGGTTCGCCAACCTCGGCAAGCCGAACAACGGCGGGCCGAAGGTGTTTTCGATTTCCGGCCACGTCAACAATCCGGGCAACTTCGAGATCCGCCTCGGCACGCCGTTCGCCGACCTGCTGGCCATGGCCGGCGGCGTGCGCAACGGCCACAAGTTGAAGGCGGTGATCCCGGGCGGTTCGTCGATGCCGGTGCTGCCGGCGGAGACGATGCTCGCCTGCACCATGGATTACGACTCCATCCAGAAGGCCGGTTCCGGCCTCGGTTCTGGCGCAGTGGTGGTGATGGACGAAACCACCTGCATGGTCCGCGCCTGCCAGCGCATCGCACGCTTCTACTTCAAGGAAAGCTGCGGCCAGTGCACGCCGTGCCGCGAAGGCACCGGCTGGATGTACCGCATGCTCACCCGCATCGCCAACTTCGAGGCGACGGTGGACGACCTGAACATGCTCAAGGCTTCGGCCGGACAGATTGAGGGCCACACCATCTGCGCCTTCGGCGAAGCCGCGGCGTGGCCGGTGCAGGGCTTCCTGCGCCATTTCTGGCACGAGTTCGAATACGCCATCGTGAACAAGCGCTTCTACGTCGACGACGAACGCGCGGGCACGCTGGTGAAGCCGGTGGAGGTCGCGGCATGA
- a CDS encoding NADH-quinone oxidoreductase subunit J produces the protein MDYALALFYAFAALAVASAVGVIGVRNPVHAALFLVLTFFSVACSWLLIGAEFLGVALVLVYVGAVMVLFLFVVMMLDIDIARIREGYVRYLPVGLLVAVVMLGEMLALIGVKSRVATGFAANDAAMAADSASGNTHWLAESLFTGFMLPFETAAVILTVAVIAAVMLTLRRRVGAKHQDPSWQAGVRAQDRVRIVKMEPAKPRADGGEGGA, from the coding sequence ATGGACTACGCATTGGCCCTGTTCTATGCCTTCGCCGCCCTTGCGGTCGCTTCCGCGGTCGGGGTGATCGGCGTGCGCAACCCGGTGCATGCCGCGCTGTTCCTGGTGCTGACGTTCTTCTCGGTCGCCTGTTCGTGGCTGCTGATCGGCGCCGAATTCCTCGGCGTCGCGCTGGTGCTGGTCTACGTCGGCGCGGTGATGGTGCTGTTCCTGTTCGTGGTGATGATGCTGGACATCGACATCGCCAGGATCCGCGAAGGCTACGTGCGCTACCTGCCGGTCGGCCTGCTGGTCGCGGTGGTGATGCTGGGCGAGATGCTGGCGCTGATCGGGGTCAAGTCGCGCGTGGCGACGGGGTTCGCGGCGAACGACGCGGCGATGGCCGCGGATTCGGCCAGCGGCAACACCCACTGGCTGGCGGAGTCGCTGTTCACCGGTTTCATGCTGCCGTTCGAGACGGCCGCGGTGATCCTGACCGTGGCGGTGATCGCGGCGGTGATGCTGACCCTGCGCCGCCGCGTTGGCGCCAAGCACCAGGATCCGTCGTGGCAGGCCGGCGTCCGCGCGCAGGACCGCGTGCGCATCGTGAAGATGGAACCGGCGAAGCCACGAGCCGATGGCGGGGAGGGCGGGGCATGA